In the Streptomyces sp. cg36 genome, one interval contains:
- a CDS encoding acetoacetate decarboxylase family protein gives MTGVRGYFHPKTATGAASLVPAPPWRYSGDLLTVEYRTDPARVRELLPPPLETAPDDPGAVALIWADWQSCSASGEELLDPVRAQYKEAFAAVRCSYRGRLYSRCVYIWVDKDFAIARGLHQGYPKKLGSIHQTRPHPFGPAPRLEAGARLGATLAAADRRIAQAVVTLHGPSSTSGFVNAHPMAHHRWLPSIEKGKGLALDELVESAAASFDGGQAWTGEAELELFEAPTEELARLAVREPIAAYYRQVGVVWDGGRLLESHTSGAGD, from the coding sequence GTGACCGGCGTCCGTGGCTACTTCCATCCCAAGACGGCGACCGGTGCCGCCTCCCTGGTCCCCGCTCCCCCCTGGCGCTACTCCGGCGACCTGCTCACCGTCGAGTACCGCACCGATCCCGCCCGGGTCCGCGAACTCCTGCCGCCACCGCTGGAGACCGCCCCCGACGACCCGGGCGCGGTCGCCCTGATCTGGGCCGACTGGCAGTCCTGCTCGGCCTCGGGCGAAGAGCTGCTCGACCCGGTGCGCGCCCAGTACAAAGAGGCGTTCGCCGCCGTGCGCTGCTCCTACCGCGGACGTCTCTACTCCCGCTGCGTGTACATCTGGGTCGACAAGGACTTCGCGATCGCCCGGGGGCTGCACCAGGGCTATCCCAAGAAGCTCGGCTCGATCCACCAGACCCGGCCGCACCCGTTCGGCCCCGCGCCCCGCCTGGAGGCCGGTGCGCGGCTGGGCGCCACGCTCGCCGCCGCCGACCGCCGGATCGCCCAGGCGGTGGTGACCCTGCACGGGCCCTCGTCCACCAGCGGGTTCGTCAACGCCCACCCCATGGCCCACCACCGGTGGCTCCCGTCGATCGAGAAGGGCAAGGGACTCGCCCTGGACGAGCTGGTCGAATCGGCGGCGGCCTCCTTCGACGGCGGCCAGGCGTGGACCGGCGAGGCCGAGCTGGAACTGTTCGAGGCCCCCACCGAGGAGCTGGCACGGCTGGCCGTGCGCGAGCCGATCGCCGCCTACTACCGGCAGGTCGGCGTCGTCTGGGACGGCGGGCGCCTGCTGGAGTCCCACACCTCCGGCGCCGGAGACTGA
- a CDS encoding NAD(P)/FAD-dependent oxidoreductase, translated as MTARVVVAGASLGGLRAAERLRAAGWTGAITVVGDEPHMPYNRPPLSKEVLAGSAPFESLAFTPRASAADVRWRLGTRITAARLNERVLTLDGGEELAFDGLVVATGLRARRLRCAGPSGPGSGRHTLRTLADARALRSRLTRPGTRLVVVGAGFIGCEVAATAVGLGVARVTVVDTEPLPMLRPLGELLARALLHRHERRGVRFALGAGVAGFRGDTRITGVALSDGRVLDADVVVEAVGARPNTEWLEGNGLDLTDGVLTDGHLRAGGLAHVVAVGDVARFPNARYDSVPRRVEHWSIPGDAAKCAASTLLAGLAGHPPPPAPFTPLPTFWSDQHDFRLQSFGTPELGTGDIRVLHGDPAGDVVVGHHSGGHLVGVVSLGNPAASAAAARHRARLLSQPSLLPQGAAP; from the coding sequence ATGACCGCACGGGTGGTGGTGGCCGGAGCCTCCCTGGGCGGGCTGCGGGCAGCCGAGCGGCTGCGCGCGGCGGGCTGGACCGGGGCGATCACCGTCGTCGGGGACGAACCCCACATGCCGTACAACCGCCCGCCGCTGTCGAAGGAAGTCCTCGCGGGCAGCGCGCCGTTCGAGTCGCTCGCGTTCACGCCCCGGGCGAGCGCCGCCGACGTGCGGTGGCGGCTCGGCACCCGGATCACCGCGGCCCGTCTGAACGAGCGCGTCCTCACCCTGGACGGCGGCGAGGAACTCGCCTTCGACGGCCTCGTCGTCGCCACCGGTCTGCGCGCCCGCCGGCTTCGCTGCGCGGGGCCCTCCGGTCCGGGCAGCGGACGGCACACGCTGCGCACGCTCGCCGACGCACGCGCCCTGCGCTCCCGGCTCACCCGGCCCGGGACCAGGCTGGTGGTCGTCGGCGCCGGGTTCATCGGCTGCGAGGTCGCCGCGACCGCCGTCGGACTCGGCGTCGCCCGGGTGACCGTGGTCGACACCGAACCGCTGCCGATGCTCCGCCCGCTGGGAGAACTCCTCGCCCGCGCACTGCTGCACCGCCACGAGCGGCGCGGTGTGCGCTTCGCCCTCGGCGCGGGCGTGGCAGGCTTCCGGGGCGATACCAGGATCACCGGTGTCGCCCTGAGCGACGGCCGGGTCCTGGACGCCGATGTCGTCGTCGAAGCCGTCGGCGCCCGCCCCAACACCGAGTGGCTGGAGGGCAACGGCCTGGACCTCACCGACGGCGTCCTGACCGACGGCCACCTGCGGGCCGGCGGGCTGGCGCACGTCGTCGCGGTCGGTGACGTGGCCCGCTTCCCCAACGCCCGCTACGACTCGGTGCCACGCCGGGTGGAGCACTGGTCCATCCCCGGTGACGCGGCCAAGTGCGCGGCCAGCACCCTGCTCGCGGGGCTCGCCGGACATCCCCCGCCACCGGCCCCCTTCACGCCCCTGCCCACCTTCTGGAGCGACCAGCACGACTTCCGGCTCCAGTCCTTCGGTACTCCCGAACTCGGCACCGGCGACATCCGGGTGCTCCACGGCGACCCGGCGGGCGACGTCGTGGTCGGCCACCACAGCGGCGGGCACCTCGTCGGCGTGGTCTCCCTCGGCAACCCGGCCGCGTCCGCCGCCGCGGCCCGCCACCGGGCCCGGCTCCTCAGCCAGCCCTCCCTCCTCCCCCAAGGAGCCGCACCGTGA
- a CDS encoding ferredoxin yields the protein MKVVVDMDKCQNHGQCVFAAPDVFRLDDGAQLVHVSHPDDALRDDVEEAADVCPMQAILIEGSEP from the coding sequence ATGAAGGTCGTCGTCGACATGGACAAGTGTCAAAACCACGGACAGTGCGTGTTCGCCGCCCCCGACGTCTTCCGTCTCGACGACGGCGCGCAGCTCGTCCACGTCTCCCACCCCGACGACGCCCTGCGCGACGACGTCGAGGAGGCCGCCGACGTCTGCCCCATGCAGGCGATCCTGATCGAGGGCTCGGAGCCATGA